In Geotalea uraniireducens, the genomic window CACCTGCGCCGGTTTCTACGTCCTGGCTTTCTGCCACCAGCGGGAAATCCCCACCGACCGGATCGTTCTCCGCCAGCACGCCGAATTCGCTGCCACTGCCGACGGGAAGAGGCGGCTGGCCCAGGTGGCGATCGAGATTGTCGTCCCTCCCGATTTTCCCGAAAAGTATCGCCAGGCCCTGGTGCGGTCGGCCGAGTTGTGTGCCGTGAAAA contains:
- a CDS encoding OsmC family protein gives rise to the protein MELTISFPGGQKVNAELNGMVIPTDQPVAAGGEGSAPSPYDYFLAAIGTCAGFYVLAFCHQREIPTDRIVLRQHAEFAATADGKRRLAQVAIEIVVPPDFPEKYRQALVRSAELCAVKKAILDPPEFSISTRVGDN